From Panicum hallii strain FIL2 chromosome 2, PHallii_v3.1, whole genome shotgun sequence, a single genomic window includes:
- the LOC112883107 gene encoding bZIP transcription factor 60-like yields the protein MLTLDEAMQVDFDGALPDMDVGFGFDFDLDLDLDFDTTTSVAGGGFDFDTVEYGAAAAAAGGTGTSPAAVDASTHAGSGVDGEEEEEEEERLRRLKRKISNRESARRSRARRRQRAEELERAAEALRAQGRALAARRDAAAARALAVRLDNARLGAEAGALRRRLGEAQGQAVLLLALARARLAAARGAVGVAPPQLAGGSAAGMMTS from the coding sequence ACATGGACGTCGGCTTCGGTTTTGACTTCGATCTCGATCTCGATCTCGATTTCGATACGACGACGTCTGTTGCTGGTGGCGGCTTCGATTTTGATACGGTGGAGtacggtgctgctgctgctgctgctggtggcaCTGgcacgtcgccggcggcggtggacgcGTCGACGCACGCTGGCAGCGgcgtcgacggcgaggaggaggaggaggaggaggagcggctcCGGCGGCTGAAGCGGAAGATATCGAACCGGGAGTCGGCGCGGCGGTCGCGCGCGCGGAGGCGGCAGCGCGCGGAGGAGCTCGAGCGCGCCGCGGAGGCGCTCCGGGCACAGGGGCGCGcgctggcggcgaggcgggacgccgcggcggcgcgcgcgctggCCGTGCGGCTCGACAacgcgcggctcggcgcggaggccggcgcgctGCGGCGCCGGCTCGGCGAGGCGCAGGGGCAGGCCGTCCTGCTGCTCGCGCTGGCTCGCGCCCGCCTggccgcggcgcggggcgcggtaggcgtcgcgccgccgcagctcgccggcggcagcgcggcGGGGATGATGACGTCGTGA
- the LOC112880016 gene encoding uncharacterized protein LOC112880016 encodes MEGVGRRKKISDALDEILLRLPPSDPSGLVCASAVCKPWLRTLSDPAFLRRYRTFHGTPLALGFLRNPEDRGLGRFVPTSSFRPAAHDHRTCYVLDCRHGRALMYDYGSMEFVVWDPITGRERRIHDEVPDVYTNHAVLCAAGAGCDHSGCSGGPFLLACVGLQGKIIVKAYGCIHSSEAGAPSVDPTYLGYIHFDHHECDLEDQSAALVGGALHFFGNSGILRYDVLGGRRLSVIELPPANFLGSSTIVMTAENGGLGLATLDGHYIGLWSTETGPDGNARWAHLKFIDLEPLLPAGSLKTPALSGFAEDANVIFMSTDDGTFTITLKSMLARKVCEMGKLNPVFPYVSFYTAAACARGTLAPPVGTQ; translated from the exons ATGGAGGGAGTCGGGCGAAG aaaaaaaatctccGACGCCCTCGACGagatcctcctccgcctcccgccGTCCGACCCCTCGGGCCTCGTCTGCGCCTCCGCCGTCTGCAAGCCCTGGCTCCGCACGCTCTCCGACCCGGCCTTCCTCCGCCGCTACCGCACCTTCCACGGGACGCCCCTCGCGCTCGGCTTCCTCCGCAACCCGGAGGACCGCGGCCTCGGCCGCTTCGTCCCCACCTCGTCGTTCCGCCCGGCCGCCCACGACCACCGCACCTGCTACGTGCTCGACTGCCGCCACGGCCGCGCCCTCATGTACGACTACGGATCCATGGAGTTCGTCGTCTGGGACCCCATCACCGGCCGCGAGCGCCGGATCCACGACGAGGTGCCCGACGTCTACACCAACCACGCGGTGCTCTGCGCCGCGGGCGCTGGATGCGACCACAGCGGCTGCAGCGGGGGGCCGTTCCTCCTGGCCTGCGTGGGCCTGCAGGGCAAGATCATCGTGAAGGCGTACGGCTGCATCCACTCGTCTGAGGCCGGTGCGCCGAGCGTAGACCCCACCTACCTAGGCTACATACACTTCGATCATCATGAATGCGACCTCGAAGATCAGTCCGCCGCGCTTGTGGGGGGCGCGCTCCACTTCTTCGGTAATTCCGGCATCCTGCGGTACGATGTTTTGGGCGGGCGGCGCCTTTCGGTGATCGAGCTTCCACCTGCCAATTTTCTCGGCAGCAGCACCATTGTCATGACGGCCGAGAATGGTGGGCTTGGATTGGCCACTTTGGATGGTCACTATATCGGCCTGTGGTCGACTGAAACAGGTCCTGACGGAAATGCCAGATGGGCGCACCTGAAGTTCATTGATCTCGAGCCGCTGCTCCCGGCTGGCAGTCTCAAGACCCCAGCTTTGAGTGGATTTGCCGAAGACGCCAATGTCATTTTCATGAGCACAGATGATGGCACCTTCACCATCACACTCAAGTCGATGCTGGCGAGGAAGGTGTGCGAGATGGGCAAGCTCAACCCTGTCTTTCCCTACGTGAGCTTCTACACTGCAGCTG CATGTGCTAGAGGCACACTGGCACCACCTGTGGGGACTCAGTGA